In Bacillus sp. NP247, one DNA window encodes the following:
- a CDS encoding YkvA family protein — protein MKQKFSVEAFWKKIKHVAKQAGQSVIYASLLLFYVLQRPDVPKRVKIIVIGALAYFIAPIDAIPDFIAGVGYTDDLGALMAALLQASIYVNEEVKDKARVKLAEWFDSDIDTSFIDQKLDQ, from the coding sequence ATGAAACAAAAATTTTCAGTTGAAGCGTTTTGGAAGAAAATAAAACATGTTGCGAAGCAGGCAGGGCAGTCGGTAATCTATGCGAGTTTATTGTTGTTTTACGTTTTGCAAAGACCGGATGTTCCAAAACGAGTGAAAATTATTGTCATCGGAGCACTTGCTTATTTTATTGCACCGATTGATGCAATCCCAGATTTTATTGCTGGAGTTGGTTATACGGATGATTTAGGTGCGTTAATGGCCGCACTATTACAAGCATCGATATACGTAAATGAAGAAGTGAAAGATAAGGCACGAGTGAAGTTGGCAGAATGGTTTGATTCGGATATAGACACATCATTTATCGATCAAAAATTAGATCAATAG
- a CDS encoding LTA synthase family protein — protein MKETMKSQFQNVRFTLFVALAVWLKTYIITRTSFDLKLESFMQEFILFISPLAASLLFVGLALFAKGKKRNYIALGINFILTFILVGNVMFYGFYNDFVTLPVLGQTSNFGSLGSSVKELFNFKIILAFADIIVFFVLLKKKKDFAPTERVARPMRSLYFVSTVAIFCVNLGFAEAERPELLTRSFDRVMLVKNLGLYVHQAYDLGLQAKSSSQKAFADSSKLQEAENYVKTTQSKPDPNMYGTAKGKNVIVVSLESLQTFLIGAQVNGQEVTPFLNQFAKESYYFDNFFHQTGQGKTSDAEFLVDTSLYPLDRGAVFFTHGNNEYTATPEILREQGYHTSVFHANNATFWNRNIMYPALGYDRYYNELDYKITPETKLNWGLKDIEYFDQSIDMLKQVKQPFYTRFLTLTNHYPFTYDDSTKLIDEYNSGDGVFDRYMVTARYLDEAMKHFIERLKAEGIYDNSVIVFYGDHYGISENHNRAMAQFLGKEEITTFDHMNLQKTPMFIHVPGQKEGKTISKPTGEIDIKPTILNLLGVDSSNQIQFGHDVFSPDNKGFVVLRDGSFITDKYMYTNSTFYDRNTGEVVQLPKEEAQPLIDRAQNELHMSDKIIEGDLLRFSESNKTKTGEVKTAIKEEKKSAE, from the coding sequence ATGAAAGAAACCATGAAATCACAATTTCAAAATGTGCGTTTCACTTTATTCGTAGCTTTGGCCGTATGGCTAAAAACCTACATCATTACACGCACTAGCTTCGATTTAAAACTTGAATCTTTCATGCAAGAATTCATTTTATTCATTAGTCCATTAGCAGCATCATTACTGTTTGTGGGTCTTGCATTATTTGCAAAAGGGAAAAAACGTAACTATATAGCACTAGGAATTAACTTTATCTTAACGTTCATTCTTGTTGGTAACGTAATGTTCTACGGATTCTACAATGACTTCGTTACTTTACCAGTACTAGGACAAACATCTAATTTTGGAAGTTTAGGTTCTAGTGTGAAAGAATTATTTAACTTCAAAATCATCCTTGCATTTGCGGATATTATCGTATTCTTCGTTCTATTGAAAAAGAAGAAAGATTTTGCACCGACAGAGCGTGTAGCACGTCCGATGCGTTCCCTATACTTCGTGTCAACAGTTGCTATTTTCTGCGTAAACCTAGGATTTGCAGAAGCTGAGCGTCCAGAACTATTAACACGTTCATTCGACCGCGTTATGCTTGTTAAAAACTTAGGATTATATGTACACCAAGCATACGATCTTGGCCTACAAGCAAAATCAAGTTCACAAAAAGCGTTTGCTGATAGTAGTAAATTACAAGAAGCAGAAAACTATGTGAAAACAACACAAAGTAAACCAGATCCAAATATGTATGGTACTGCAAAAGGGAAAAACGTAATTGTTGTCTCTCTTGAATCATTACAAACATTCTTAATTGGTGCGCAAGTTAACGGACAAGAAGTTACACCATTCCTAAACCAATTTGCGAAAGAAAGTTATTACTTCGATAACTTCTTCCATCAAACTGGGCAAGGTAAAACATCTGATGCTGAATTCTTAGTAGATACTTCGTTATATCCACTAGACCGTGGTGCTGTATTCTTCACACACGGTAACAACGAATATACAGCAACTCCAGAAATTTTGCGTGAGCAAGGGTATCACACATCAGTATTCCATGCAAACAACGCAACATTCTGGAACCGTAATATTATGTATCCGGCACTTGGTTATGATCGTTACTACAACGAACTTGACTACAAGATTACGCCAGAAACAAAATTAAACTGGGGACTAAAAGATATCGAATACTTCGATCAGTCTATCGATATGTTAAAACAAGTGAAGCAGCCGTTCTATACTCGCTTCCTTACTTTAACAAACCATTACCCATTCACTTATGATGACAGTACGAAATTAATCGACGAGTACAATTCTGGTGATGGAGTATTTGACCGCTATATGGTAACAGCTCGCTACTTAGACGAAGCAATGAAGCACTTTATTGAGCGTCTAAAAGCTGAAGGTATTTACGACAACTCTGTTATCGTATTCTACGGTGACCATTATGGTATTTCTGAGAATCATAACCGTGCAATGGCACAGTTCTTAGGAAAAGAAGAAATTACTACATTTGACCATATGAACTTACAAAAAACACCGATGTTTATTCACGTTCCAGGTCAAAAAGAGGGTAAAACAATTTCAAAACCAACTGGTGAAATTGACATTAAACCAACAATTCTAAACCTACTTGGTGTAGATTCTTCGAATCAAATCCAATTCGGTCATGATGTATTCTCACCAGACAATAAAGGATTCGTTGTTCTTCGTGACGGTAGCTTCATTACAGATAAGTACATGTACACAAACAGTACATTCTACGATCGTAACACAGGTGAAGTTGTACAATTACCGAAAGAAGAAGCTCAACCACTTATTGATCGTGCACAAAATGAATTGCACATGTCTGACAAAATCATTGAAGGCGACTTACTTCGCTTCTCTGAAAGCAATAAGACCAAAACTGGTGAAGTAAAAACGGCTATTAAAGAAGAAAAGAAGAGTGCTGAGTAA
- a CDS encoding D-amino-acid transaminase, with the protein MGRKLAYERFVLWNDAVIDTTKHRAYIELEERGLQFGDGVYEIIRLYNGNFHLLDPHLTRLYRSMDEIELSLPFSKAELIILLYKLIENNNFHEDGTIYLQVSRGVQARAHAFSYDTSPTIYAYISKKERPSLWIEYGVRAISEPDTRWLRCDIKSLNLLPNVLAYTKAERKGCKEALLVRNGIVTEGSHSNFFLIKNGTLYTHPANHLILNGIIRQYVLSLANTLQLPVQEELFSVRDVYQADECFFTGTTIEILPMTHLDGTAIQDGQVGPITKLLQRSFSQSLLKSNSTSS; encoded by the coding sequence ATGGGACGAAAATTGGCATATGAAAGATTTGTACTATGGAATGATGCAGTTATTGATACAACGAAACATCGCGCGTACATAGAACTTGAAGAAAGAGGCTTACAATTTGGCGATGGTGTCTATGAAATTATTCGCCTTTATAACGGAAACTTTCACTTATTAGATCCACACCTAACAAGATTATATCGCTCCATGGACGAAATAGAATTATCGCTCCCTTTCTCAAAAGCCGAACTCATCATCTTACTCTACAAATTAATTGAAAACAATAATTTCCACGAAGACGGAACAATTTACTTACAAGTATCTCGTGGTGTACAAGCTCGAGCACATGCATTCTCATATGACACATCTCCGACAATCTATGCTTATATTTCAAAAAAAGAAAGACCATCTTTATGGATTGAATACGGTGTACGTGCTATATCAGAACCTGATACACGCTGGCTCCGCTGTGATATTAAATCGCTAAATTTATTACCAAATGTATTAGCTTATACGAAAGCTGAACGCAAAGGTTGTAAAGAAGCACTTCTCGTACGAAATGGTATTGTAACTGAAGGTAGCCACTCTAACTTTTTTCTCATAAAAAACGGAACACTGTATACGCATCCAGCCAATCACCTTATTTTAAACGGCATTATTCGTCAGTACGTCCTTTCTTTAGCTAACACTCTTCAACTTCCGGTACAAGAAGAGCTTTTCAGCGTTCGCGATGTTTATCAAGCAGATGAATGCTTCTTTACGGGAACGACTATTGAAATTTTACCGATGACCCATCTCGATGGAACTGCGATTCAAGATGGTCAAGTTGGCCCTATCACCAAATTACTACAAAGGTCATTTTCTCAAAGCCTTTTAAAATCCAACAGCACATCTTCCTAA
- a CDS encoding SH3 domain-containing protein, translated as MKKYLAGLAAVSVAGGAAPTLDSVQAAPEQSAQKAATQAVQASASNSSSYTVNTSVLHVRAGSSTSHDIISRVYNGQSLNVIGEENGWFKINQNGQTGYVSGEFVSKNGAKTNNNVSTGGNNKVTADVLRVRTAPNTSSSVSGRVYEGQTLNVIGEENGWVKINHNGQTGYVSSQFVSGASSNTGSTNSNNNSNNEATVQPASGNYTVNVSSLRVRTGPSTSHPTVGSVKQGQVVQVVGEVQDWFKINYAGQTAYLSKDYVTKGGSNENVTQGNNQEQNNNGTVQTGGTYVVNATSLRVRTGPAAYHSVIGGVLNGTTLNVVGSENGWFKVNYQGKTGYVSSEFVKFVKGGTATPEQPKQPDQPKQPDQGAIGDYYINASALNVRSGEGTNYRIIGALPQGQKVQVISENSGWSKINYNGQNGYIGTRFLSKTPVGGAVDNKPNENQNNNQNNNNNNNNNNNTNNSGDSSSLLAYAKSMQGVPYVWGGTSANGVDCSGYIYHVFKKFGHNISRQSVAGYWSSLPQTSSPQPGDLIYFKDTYKAGPSHMGIYLGGGSFIQSGDKGVAIASLSNSYWKSHFLGYTKAP; from the coding sequence ATGAAAAAATACCTTGCCGGTCTTGCGGCAGTGTCTGTAGCAGGAGGAGCAGCTCCTACACTTGATAGTGTTCAAGCTGCCCCTGAACAAAGTGCACAAAAAGCTGCTACACAAGCTGTCCAAGCTTCCGCATCAAACAGTTCATCGTATACGGTGAATACTAGCGTATTACATGTTCGTGCAGGATCAAGTACTTCTCACGACATCATCTCTCGCGTTTATAATGGTCAATCATTAAACGTAATTGGAGAAGAAAATGGTTGGTTCAAAATTAACCAGAATGGTCAAACAGGCTATGTTAGTGGCGAATTTGTATCAAAAAATGGTGCAAAAACAAATAACAATGTAAGTACAGGTGGAAACAATAAAGTTACTGCTGATGTATTACGTGTACGTACAGCTCCTAACACTTCTAGTTCTGTTTCAGGACGTGTATATGAAGGACAAACTTTAAACGTAATTGGAGAAGAAAATGGTTGGGTGAAAATCAACCATAACGGACAAACTGGTTATGTTAGTAGCCAATTTGTATCAGGTGCTTCTTCAAATACTGGCTCTACAAACAGTAACAACAATAGTAACAATGAAGCAACTGTTCAACCAGCAAGCGGAAACTATACAGTAAATGTATCTTCCCTTCGCGTTCGTACAGGTCCTAGCACTTCTCATCCAACTGTAGGTTCTGTTAAACAAGGACAAGTAGTACAAGTTGTAGGCGAAGTTCAAGATTGGTTCAAAATCAATTACGCAGGACAAACAGCTTACTTAAGCAAAGACTACGTAACAAAAGGCGGCTCTAACGAAAACGTTACTCAAGGTAACAACCAAGAGCAAAATAATAATGGAACTGTTCAAACTGGTGGTACTTACGTCGTTAACGCAACATCTCTACGTGTTCGTACAGGCCCTGCTGCTTACCATAGTGTAATTGGCGGCGTGTTAAATGGTACAACATTAAACGTAGTTGGATCTGAAAACGGCTGGTTTAAAGTAAACTACCAAGGAAAAACAGGCTATGTTAGTAGCGAATTTGTAAAATTCGTTAAAGGTGGCACTGCTACTCCTGAACAACCGAAACAACCTGATCAGCCAAAACAACCTGATCAAGGTGCAATTGGCGACTACTACATTAATGCTTCTGCACTAAATGTACGTAGCGGCGAAGGTACAAATTATAGAATCATAGGCGCACTTCCACAAGGACAGAAGGTTCAAGTAATCTCTGAAAACTCTGGATGGAGCAAAATTAACTACAACGGTCAAAATGGTTACATCGGAACACGTTTCCTATCTAAAACACCAGTTGGCGGCGCAGTAGATAATAAGCCTAACGAAAACCAAAATAACAATCAAAACAATAACAACAATAACAACAATAACAACAATACTAATAATAGCGGTGACAGTTCTTCTCTACTTGCATACGCGAAATCTATGCAAGGCGTACCATACGTTTGGGGCGGTACTTCTGCTAACGGTGTTGACTGCAGTGGTTACATCTACCACGTATTTAAGAAATTTGGTCATAACATTAGCCGTCAAAGTGTTGCTGGATATTGGAGCAGCTTACCACAAACTTCAAGTCCACAACCTGGAGACTTAATTTATTTCAAAGACACTTATAAAGCAGGTCCTTCTCACATGGGTATCTACCTTGGCGGGGGATCATTTATCCAATCTGGAGATAAAGGTGTAGCAATCGCTTCATTAAGCAACTCTTATTGGAAAAGTCATTTCTTAGGGTATACAAAAGCACCTTAA
- a CDS encoding NupC/NupG family nucleoside CNT transporter, whose protein sequence is MNLLWGIGGVIGVLAIAFLLSSNRKAINWRTILIALALQMSFSFIVLRWDAGKAGLKVAADGVQGLINFSYEGIRFVAGDLVNAKGPWGFVFVIQALLPIVFISSLVAILYYLGIMQKFVSIIGGALSKLLGTSKAESLNAVTTVFLGQTEAPILIKPYLARLTNSEFFTIMVSGMTAVAGSVLVGYAAMGIPLEHLLAAAIMAAPSSLLIAKLIMPETEKVDNNVELSTEREDANVIDAAARGASEGMQLVINVAAMLMAFIALIALLNGLLGLVGSLFHIKLSLDLIFGYLLSPFAILIGVSPGEAIQAASFIGQKLAINEFVAYANLGPHMADFSEKTNLILTFAICGFANFSSIAIQLGVTGTLAPTRRKQIAQLGIKAVIAGTLANFLNAAVAGMMFL, encoded by the coding sequence ATGAATCTTTTATGGGGAATTGGCGGCGTGATTGGAGTATTAGCAATTGCTTTCTTACTATCTTCCAACCGCAAAGCTATTAATTGGCGCACAATTTTAATCGCGCTAGCATTACAAATGTCATTTTCATTTATTGTATTACGATGGGATGCTGGAAAAGCAGGCTTAAAAGTTGCTGCTGACGGCGTTCAAGGATTAATTAATTTTTCTTACGAGGGAATTAGGTTCGTTGCTGGGGATTTAGTCAACGCAAAAGGCCCTTGGGGATTTGTTTTCGTTATTCAAGCACTACTTCCAATCGTATTTATTAGTTCATTAGTAGCAATCTTATATTACTTAGGTATTATGCAGAAATTTGTTAGTATCATTGGTGGTGCATTAAGCAAACTTCTTGGAACTTCTAAAGCAGAAAGCTTAAATGCAGTAACGACTGTATTTTTAGGACAAACAGAAGCACCAATTTTAATTAAACCATACTTAGCACGTTTAACTAACAGTGAGTTCTTCACTATTATGGTAAGTGGTATGACAGCTGTTGCCGGATCAGTTCTTGTCGGCTATGCAGCGATGGGCATTCCATTAGAACATTTATTAGCAGCAGCAATTATGGCAGCTCCATCAAGTTTATTAATTGCAAAACTAATTATGCCAGAAACAGAAAAAGTAGATAACAACGTTGAACTTTCTACAGAACGTGAAGACGCAAACGTTATCGACGCAGCTGCACGTGGTGCATCTGAAGGTATGCAACTTGTTATTAACGTAGCAGCAATGTTAATGGCTTTCATCGCACTGATCGCTCTATTAAATGGTCTATTAGGATTGGTTGGCTCTTTGTTCCATATTAAACTTAGCCTTGATTTAATCTTCGGCTACTTACTATCACCATTTGCAATCTTAATCGGGGTTTCTCCAGGTGAAGCTATACAAGCGGCAAGTTTCATCGGTCAAAAACTTGCAATCAACGAATTCGTTGCATATGCAAACTTAGGACCACACATGGCAGATTTCTCTGAAAAAACAAATCTAATTTTAACATTCGCAATCTGTGGCTTTGCAAATTTCTCTTCTATCGCAATTCAATTAGGTGTAACAGGAACGTTAGCTCCTACTCGCCGTAAACAAATTGCACAATTAGGGATTAAAGCAGTTATCGCTGGTACACTAGCGAACTTCTTAAACGCAGCAGTTGCAGGTATGATGTTCCTATAA
- a CDS encoding diguanylate cyclase domain-containing protein, with protein MKDKSYKVLSMWILQILFYFTTVHVTKYEHALIFTIIYVIINVLFLFLADKTAFIFFILGTIISVFYLFYQAWLHLWSTSDQWEYIITHFLMAANFFIVYISTHLLKKVILKNKELTERVRVLEQYIGESKLLTRQEFERRQALLTTAMNRRNETGIIIFFDFTSFSKYTKESVMDRVASLLVETVRNDFDLAAEYDSNTLVILLQNTNEAGADIVMNRLKPKMEQWLANEAIQDMKISREQIGNKGPTLL; from the coding sequence GTGAAAGATAAGTCCTATAAAGTCCTCTCTATGTGGATTTTACAAATTTTATTTTATTTTACTACTGTACATGTGACGAAATATGAGCACGCACTCATTTTTACAATTATATATGTCATCATAAATGTACTATTCCTATTTTTAGCTGATAAAACAGCATTTATTTTCTTCATACTGGGAACAATCATTTCAGTATTCTATTTATTTTATCAAGCATGGCTTCACTTATGGAGTACATCAGATCAATGGGAATATATTATTACCCACTTCCTGATGGCAGCTAACTTCTTCATTGTTTATATTTCAACCCATTTATTAAAAAAGGTTATCCTTAAAAATAAAGAGTTAACTGAACGAGTGAGAGTGCTTGAGCAATACATTGGAGAATCAAAATTATTAACAAGACAAGAATTCGAAAGACGACAAGCTTTATTAACAACTGCGATGAATCGTCGTAATGAAACAGGCATTATCATTTTCTTTGATTTCACTTCCTTTAGTAAATATACGAAGGAAAGTGTCATGGATCGTGTAGCTTCATTATTAGTTGAAACGGTAAGGAATGACTTTGACCTTGCTGCTGAATACGACAGCAATACACTGGTTATTTTACTACAAAACACAAATGAAGCCGGTGCTGATATTGTAATGAACCGCCTAAAGCCAAAAATGGAGCAATGGCTTGCTAATGAGGCAATCCAAGACATGAAAATTTCACGAGAGCAAATTGGAAACAAAGGACCGACATTATTATGA
- a CDS encoding glycosyltransferase encodes MMTLVILLLFLLFCVLVFWISITFSIKYVLIFTAFLFSALLVYYSFLTIAGLIHRNSKRKDRTLEHYPSVDILIPAHNEGVVIKDTLEAMAKIEYPGKLNVYLLNDNSQDETPEIGDDFDKAYAHIHHIRVPPGEPKGKSRVLNYGLSISDGEYFCVYDADNQPEPHALRMLVEHAETTQDAVGAVGHVRTVNEKRNWLTRMISLEFQIFQLLMQSGRWLLFQTGSLTGTNMLLRRSALEELGGYDPYAIAEDAELTLRITQKGYLLPIVPESVTWEQEPEHLKILIKQRTRWLQGNLYILEKMFSSLSFFKGKLLVHSLQQVLVYVVFWLFLIISNVWFIIGLLGIFQIQYSIPLLFMWYVAYITYVSQLFSAQSVERTFTPINIFISVIMYFTYAQLFTYLFIRSLILYLRAKSKKQVIGWDKTVRFKKEK; translated from the coding sequence ATGATGACACTCGTTATACTCCTTTTATTCCTTCTGTTCTGCGTACTCGTTTTCTGGATCAGCATCACATTTTCAATTAAATATGTATTGATTTTTACCGCCTTTCTATTCTCTGCTTTACTCGTTTATTACTCTTTCTTAACAATTGCGGGCTTAATTCATCGAAATAGTAAACGAAAAGATCGTACGCTAGAACATTATCCAAGTGTAGATATTTTAATACCCGCTCATAATGAAGGGGTTGTTATTAAAGATACATTAGAAGCAATGGCAAAGATTGAATACCCAGGCAAACTAAACGTTTATTTATTAAACGATAACTCTCAAGATGAAACACCTGAAATTGGCGATGATTTCGACAAAGCTTATGCTCATATTCATCACATCCGTGTACCACCTGGCGAGCCGAAAGGAAAATCGCGTGTATTAAACTACGGCCTTAGCATTTCGGACGGTGAATATTTCTGTGTTTATGATGCAGATAATCAACCTGAACCACATGCACTGCGAATGCTCGTAGAACATGCTGAAACAACCCAGGATGCCGTTGGGGCAGTTGGACACGTTCGTACAGTAAATGAAAAAAGAAATTGGCTTACACGAATGATTTCATTAGAATTTCAAATTTTTCAGCTCCTTATGCAATCTGGACGCTGGCTATTATTCCAAACAGGTTCACTAACCGGAACAAACATGCTTCTTCGTCGTTCTGCATTAGAAGAACTTGGCGGCTATGATCCTTATGCAATCGCAGAGGATGCCGAATTAACATTAAGAATTACCCAAAAAGGCTATCTCTTACCAATCGTCCCAGAATCGGTTACATGGGAACAAGAACCTGAGCATTTAAAAATTCTTATTAAACAGCGTACACGTTGGCTTCAAGGAAACTTATACATTTTAGAAAAAATGTTTTCTTCGTTAAGCTTCTTTAAAGGGAAACTTCTCGTCCATTCCTTACAACAAGTTTTAGTGTATGTCGTATTTTGGCTATTCCTAATCATTTCAAACGTTTGGTTTATAATTGGACTGCTCGGGATATTCCAAATTCAATATAGCATTCCATTACTATTTATGTGGTATGTCGCATATATTACATATGTTTCTCAATTATTTAGTGCCCAGAGCGTCGAACGAACCTTTACACCGATCAATATTTTCATAAGCGTCATTATGTACTTTACGTACGCACAGCTCTTTACGTATTTATTTATTCGCAGTCTCATTCTTTACTTACGTGCAAAGAGCAAGAAACAAGTAATTGGTTGGGATAAAACAGTACGATTTAAAAAAGAAAAATAG
- a CDS encoding BCCT family transporter: MRKLTKTFIVSLTLCIAFTLWGIIPESIIGEGSLGNVTTAIQAALVSKFGWFYIISVSIFLGIAIFLIVSKYGSIRLGKDDDEPDYSYMTWFAMLFSAGMGIGLVFWGVAEPLNHLYTPPFGEGATEESARLALRFSFFHWGLHPWGLYALVALCIAYFTFRKGRASTISATVGPLFKGGEHGRIAHTFDVLAVFATVFGVATSLGLGAKQIAGGVSYLTSIPNSLPTQLVIIGIVTVLYMLSAQTGLDKGIKYLSNANIILAFALMIIVLFAGPTNFIMNYFTSTIGSYIQELPSMSFRLSPLNEGGNQWIQSWTIFYWAWWIAWSPFVGTFIARVSRGRTIREFVIGVLLVPTVIGALWFSVFGGTGIHMELFDGANIYGQIKEMGTEVGLFAMLDQMGSMGPALCVLAILLISTFFITSADSATFVLAMLTTHGSLNPPNRIKMVWGIVLAALASILLYVGGLEALQTASIIAAFPFVFVIFFMIAALFKELQKEGRMKQHK; this comes from the coding sequence ATGAGGAAACTGACGAAAACATTTATTGTCTCATTAACATTATGCATTGCATTTACACTTTGGGGGATTATTCCCGAATCTATTATTGGAGAAGGTAGCTTAGGAAATGTAACGACTGCAATTCAAGCTGCGTTAGTTAGTAAGTTTGGATGGTTCTATATTATTTCCGTTTCTATTTTCTTAGGAATTGCTATTTTCTTAATTGTTTCTAAGTACGGTTCGATTCGTTTAGGTAAAGATGATGATGAACCTGATTATAGTTATATGACATGGTTTGCTATGTTATTTAGTGCCGGTATGGGAATCGGTTTGGTTTTCTGGGGCGTTGCAGAACCGTTGAACCATTTATACACACCTCCGTTTGGAGAGGGTGCGACTGAAGAAAGTGCACGTCTTGCACTTCGTTTCTCATTTTTCCATTGGGGATTACATCCGTGGGGATTATATGCACTTGTAGCATTATGTATTGCGTATTTTACATTTAGAAAAGGAAGAGCAAGTACAATTAGTGCGACAGTGGGTCCGCTATTTAAAGGCGGTGAACATGGCCGTATTGCCCATACGTTTGATGTTCTAGCTGTATTTGCAACAGTATTTGGTGTGGCGACATCATTAGGGCTTGGGGCAAAGCAAATTGCGGGTGGTGTTAGTTATTTAACATCCATTCCAAACTCATTACCGACACAGCTAGTAATCATCGGAATTGTAACTGTCCTTTATATGCTATCTGCGCAAACGGGACTCGATAAAGGAATTAAATATTTAAGTAATGCGAATATTATTTTAGCGTTTGCACTTATGATAATTGTATTATTTGCAGGTCCAACAAACTTTATTATGAATTATTTCACTTCAACAATCGGTTCATACATTCAAGAATTGCCAAGTATGAGTTTCCGTTTAAGTCCATTAAATGAAGGCGGAAATCAATGGATTCAGTCGTGGACAATTTTCTACTGGGCATGGTGGATTGCATGGTCACCATTTGTAGGTACGTTTATTGCTCGTGTGTCACGCGGGCGTACAATTCGTGAATTTGTTATTGGTGTGTTACTCGTACCAACAGTAATTGGTGCGCTTTGGTTCTCTGTTTTCGGAGGAACAGGTATTCATATGGAATTGTTCGACGGGGCGAATATATATGGCCAAATTAAAGAAATGGGCACAGAAGTAGGATTGTTTGCTATGTTAGACCAAATGGGTAGTATGGGACCGGCTTTATGTGTGCTAGCTATTTTACTTATTTCAACATTCTTTATTACATCGGCAGACTCTGCTACGTTTGTGCTAGCGATGTTAACGACACATGGTAGCTTAAACCCACCAAATCGTATTAAAATGGTTTGGGGTATTGTGCTAGCGGCGTTAGCCTCGATCTTATTGTATGTCGGTGGCTTAGAGGCGCTGCAAACTGCGTCGATTATTGCGGCATTCCCATTTGTATTTGTTATTTTCTTTATGATCGCGGCACTATTTAAAGAGTTGCAAAAAGAAGGACGTATGAAACAACATAAATAA
- a CDS encoding cell wall-binding protein EntA: MKKLIGIATAAVFGLGIFTSSANAETVVTTDVLNVRENPTTESKVVGKLQNGHKLDVLNTENGWSQIKLDGKDAFVSAEFTKNSYYVTANVLNVRAEANTNSEILGTLKKDDMIETTNQVQNEWLQFEYNGKTAYVHVPFLTGTAPVIEKQETPTPAKAAAPAKVAPAASKPAAKPAVKAAETNEPSSGRELTVVATAYTAHPSENGGTYGGRVLTAMGHDLTANPNMKMIAVDPKVIPLGSKVWVEGYGEAIAGDTGGAIKGNRIDILLGSDSAANKWGRKTVKVKILK; encoded by the coding sequence ATGAAAAAATTAATTGGAATAGCAACAGCAGCAGTTTTTGGTCTTGGGATTTTCACTTCATCTGCTAATGCAGAAACTGTTGTAACAACAGACGTACTAAACGTACGAGAAAACCCTACTACTGAATCAAAAGTTGTCGGTAAATTACAGAATGGTCATAAATTAGATGTTCTAAATACAGAAAACGGATGGTCACAAATCAAATTAGATGGTAAAGACGCATTCGTAAGTGCAGAGTTTACAAAGAACTCTTACTATGTAACAGCTAACGTATTAAATGTACGTGCTGAAGCGAACACAAACTCAGAAATTCTTGGAACGCTTAAGAAAGACGATATGATCGAAACAACGAACCAAGTACAAAATGAGTGGTTACAATTCGAATATAACGGGAAAACGGCTTATGTTCATGTTCCTTTCTTAACAGGTACAGCACCTGTTATTGAGAAACAAGAAACGCCTACTCCTGCTAAAGCTGCAGCACCAGCTAAGGTAGCACCTGCGGCATCAAAACCAGCTGCTAAGCCTGCTGTGAAAGCTGCTGAAACTAACGAACCATCTAGTGGTCGTGAGTTAACAGTTGTAGCTACAGCATATACAGCTCATCCGAGCGAAAATGGTGGCACATACGGCGGACGTGTATTAACTGCAATGGGTCATGACCTAACAGCGAACCCAAACATGAAAATGATCGCTGTTGACCCGAAAGTAATCCCATTAGGATCTAAAGTATGGGTAGAAGGTTATGGAGAAGCAATCGCTGGTGATACTGGCGGTGCAATTAAAGGTAACCGTATCGACATTCTACTTGGATCAGATAGCGCTGCTAACAAATGGGGACGCAAAACTGTTAAAGTGAAGATTTTAAAATAA